DNA from Streptomyces sp. NBC_01476:
CGTGGCCGATGCACAGCCATTCGCGGTGGAAGATGGCTTCCTTCTCGAACTCCCAGAAGTCCGCGCTGGTGTAGACGGCCGGTGGCAGGAGCCGTGCGGTCGCGACAGGGTCGGTGGTGTGGTCGACATCGGCCATGACCGCCCGGGCCGCCGCCAGGGCGCGGTCACTGATCGGGGGTGACGTGCTCATGTGTCTCCTCTCCGGCCGCCGAAACGAGCCGTATCTTGTATCCAAACTACGGGTCCTGGATTACATCGCTGTGACATCACGGCACGACGCTGCGGCGGCCCCGCGCGCCGCCCCGGCATCTCGCCAGCTTCTCCAGGAGATCGACGACCGACCACGCGGTGATCTCCGAGGTCCGTCCGCCCGAGGAAGGGGAGACGCTGTTGTCGATGGCGAAGTCGTAGCGGCCGACGGACGACCACAGTTCGATCCGGTGCCGGGTGGAGGTGGCGCCGGGATCGGCGACGACGACCACCTCGACCGCGTCGAGCCCGGCGGTCGCGAGCGCCAGGGCGACCGAGGAGTTGGAGGTGCGGGGGAAGGCGAGGGCCGCCTCCCGCGCCGAGCCGCGGAAGACCACGTCGGGTCCGGGCGGGGCGGTGCGTACGCCGAGGGCTGCCGGAGCCTTGGTGGTGGTGTGCCGCACCGTCGCCCCGGCCGCCGCCCGGTACGCCGCGGCCAGGATGTCGAGGCCGCCGATCGCGCCGGCCGGCACCAGGACATCGGCGCCGAGGACCGCGCCCCGCCGCCGCAGGTCCTGCTCGACCGAGCGGTCGGCGAGCACGCCGCAGGAGCAGACCACGACCGGCAGACCGGCGTCGAGCGCGCGGGGGAGCAGGACGCGGGCGGCCGCGGTGGTGCTCGCCTCGACCAGGAGGTCGGCAGCCCGCAGCGCCTCGCCCGTCATGGCGTCGCTGCTCGACGAGTCGAGCACGGCGACCAGTTCGCAGCCCGGGACACGCCCCCCGTCCAGTTCTGAGGCGACCCGGGCGCCGATCGTGCCCGCGCCGGCGACCGCGATCCGCCACGTCATGACGCGACCGCCGTCGCGTCCCACCGCGGATCGGCCGCCGCCGAGACGAGATCAGGACCGAGCCGGACCAGGGTGTGCGCGGACCGCGCCCCGAGCGGCGGGAGTTCGACCCCTTCGCGCAGCACACCGCGCTCGGAGATCTCCCACTTGGGCGCTGTCACCGCGGTGCCCATCCGCGCCGGACCGTCGAGCAGCCCGGGGTGGGTCAACTGGTCGATGACCTGGACGTTCCAGGGCACCTGCTGGGCGCCGCCGGGTGTGGCCCCGAGGACCCACGACCGTGTCGCGTCTTTGAGGGCCCAGGCGTGGAGCGTGGTGAGAGGCCGCTGACCTGGGCGCGGCGCGTTGGGGTGGCCCTCTTCGAAGGTGAAGCCGCGTCCGGCGCGGTTGGCCAGCACGAGGTCGTCGCCGGGGAGGACCAGACCGCTGCCGTACCGGGGAAAGGAGTTGGAGTGGACGATCACCACGGCGTTGCCGTCCGCGTCGGCGGCCGACACGGTCGACGTCCCTTCGGACACAGCCGCCGGGTGGAGCTCCCCCCGGGACAGCGACGCGAGAGCCCTGGCCACCGTGTCGGGTGAGGTGGGAGCGCCGCGCTCCACGCGGTGCTCGCGGTCGAACGTACGGGTCAGGGCGATCCCGTAGCTGGGTCCGTTGGTCGCCCACAGGCGCCCGTGCTCCGACTCGACGCTGTGCGCGCGTTCTTCTGTCACTTCGACAGTGCCGAGGTCGCCGAGGTCCAGGACGCCTCCGTGTTCCTGGACGTATCCGACGAGGCGTTGGCCGAGTTCGCCGGTGAAGAGGTCCGCCCCGTGGCGGGCGAACCGTTCAAGCACCCCCGCGAGCCCCGGCATCCGGACGACCTCGCCCTCGGCGACGGGCCTGGTCGCGGGGAAGCAGCGACCGCCGCCGGGCTGGTAGCGCGTCAGCAGCGCCAGCGACTCCTGGGTCAGGAGCACATTCAGCCGTGACCAGGGGAAGCCGCGTCGCGCCAGCGCGACCGCGGGCGCGACGAGGCGTTCGCGGGACATCCGGCCGAGCGCCGCCAGGTGGGCGTATCCGGCCGGGGCGCCGGGAACACCGACCGACAAGGGGCCCACCGCGGGGACCTGCCAGTCACGTGCCGCCGCGGCGGCGTAGAGGCCGGCCGGTGCGCCGCCCAGTGCGATGACGGAGACCGGCTCCTCGCGGTCGGCGCGCACGTACAGCGCCACGAGGTCGCCGGCGAGGCCGCACTTGGACGGCATCACGACGGTCTCGGCGAACGCGGCGGCGAGGGCGGCGTCAAAGGCGTTGCCGCCGTCCAGCAGGGCGGCGAGCCCGATGCCGGAGGCCGTCCGTGAGCCCGCGGCGACCGCGCCGAGCGTCCCGGAGGCCACCGCGCGGCGCGCCATGGCACCTGCCGGCATGCTCAGGCGCCCAGCTGGCTGGGGCCGTAGTGGCGCAGTTCGATCGTGTTGCCGTCAGGGTCGTCGACGTATACGAGATCGGCGGGGCCGCGGGCTCCCCAGCGGCGGAAGGGTCCTTCGACCTTCTCGAACACCCCGGAGTCGCGCAGGGCGAGGAAGTCGGTGGGCGCCACCTCGATGGCGAAGTGGGACAGGTTGGTGCCGGTGGCTTCGACGCGGGCGTCGAGGTCGATGATCGTGCCGGGGCACACCTCGACCGAGGGGAAGGGGACGGTTCCGGCCCGGAACTCCTGGAGCCGGTGCACCAGGAAGCCGAACTTCTCGACGTACCAGGCCACGGAAGCCTCGGGATCCTTTACGCGCAGGACGATGTGGTCCAGCTGCTTCACGGTCACGGCGGCGCCCTCGCGGGCGGGGATGGCGGAGTAAGTAGTCGTCACACGACATGTTGTATCCAAAAGACATCACGACTGATGACGGCCCTGGTGAATTCCGTGTATCCGCCCAGTACCTGGTGCGCCGGCGGACGCCTGCTCGGGCGGCGGCGGACGGCGGGCTCACCGACCCATGGACGTATACAGACGTACGGACGCGCGCAGGCCCGGAGGAGCGCTCCTCCGGGCCTGCGCGCGTTGCGTGACGCCGACCGCGGGTCAGTCCTGGGCCGCCTCGACCTGCTCGACCGGCTGGGGACCGCCCTGATTCTCGTGGCGCTTCTTGAGGTGCCGGCGCATGAGCAGCATCGCCAGCTCCGCGTCCCGGTCGAGCGCCGCCTGGATGATCGCCGCGTGCTCGTCCCACGACTGATTGACCGCCGCGCTCTTGCCGCCGACCAGATGGTGCGCCTGGTTGCGCGCCGAGCGCAGCGTCTCGGCCAGGAACCGCGAGCCGCCGCCGGCCGCGAGCAGATCGTGGAACCGGTCGTTGAGCGCGTTGAGTTTGCCGTGATCGGCGCCGGCCACGGCGGTGTGCCCCTCCTCCAGGACGACCCGCAGCGCGGACATCGTCGCCTCGTCCGCGCGTTCCACCGTGTGCTGGACGGCGATCAGCTCAAGTGCCAGACGGACCTCCCGGACGATGCGCAACTCGTCCCTGTCGAGCTGGACGACGCGTACGCCGCGGCGCGGCAGCGACTCGAGCAGGCCCTCGGCCTCAAGGCGGCGGAACGCCTCGCGCACGGGGTGGCGGGAGACGCCGAGGCGCTCGGTGATCGTGGCCTCGGTCAGGTGCTCGCCGGGGCGCAGTTCGCCGTCGAGGATGAGCCGACGCATCTCATCGAGCGTCTCGTCACGGAGTGAACGATGACGAGATCCCACTGATGACATAGGTGTCTCCTCGGCACGGGCAGAGATTGAATCCAAGATACAGCTGAGGTTACCGTGCTCGGGCTGCCGACGTCTCCCCCTCACGATGCGCAGAAGCGCGGGAGCTCCGGCCGGCGCCATACGGCGGCCCTGAAAGGCAGTTGAGGCGGCCCGAGCCTTCCGGCGGGGCCGGGCGGGAAGCTCCGGCGACCGGGTCCCTGCGGTGGGCGAACCCCCGGGGGGGGAGGAGTCAGCGGCGCAGGGCACGGCGGGCGGGCCAGTTGCCCAGGAACTGGCCCGCCTGGACGATGACGACGATCGTCGCCACGGTGATGTGGACGACCGGCCAGTTGTAGCGCTGCGAGCCGTACCCGATCGCGAAGTCGCCGAAGCCCCGCCGCCGAAGAGCCCGGCCTGCGCGGACATGTCGACGGCCGCGACGAAGATGACCGTGTAGCCCAGGATCAGCGGACCCAGCGCCCCGGGGATCAGCACTGTCAGCAGGTTATCGGCCCGCGCGCCCCGCCCCGACATGCGGGCCGGCCTCTCGCGACTGTCCCCGGGCCACGCCCGGCCGCGAAACGGACCGTCCACGGCAAAGGGGAGCCGGCACCGCGACGGAACCGCTTCAGGACGGCACCCTGCGTCCGGTCGGCGCCCGCGCAGCGGCCCGTGGCATTGACACACGGTATTCCGATCGTTGTCATGAGCACATGAAATGGTCGGTGATCAACCGCGGTGCCCACCGCGGTCCCGGACCAGAAGGAGAGGCCATAACGTGGCGGACCGAGTCGTC
Protein-coding regions in this window:
- a CDS encoding aspartate dehydrogenase domain-containing protein → MTWRIAVAGAGTIGARVASELDGGRVPGCELVAVLDSSSSDAMTGEALRAADLLVEASTTAAARVLLPRALDAGLPVVVCSCGVLADRSVEQDLRRRGAVLGADVLVPAGAIGGLDILAAAYRAAAGATVRHTTTKAPAALGVRTAPPGPDVVFRGSAREAALAFPRTSNSSVALALATAGLDAVEVVVVADPGATSTRHRIELWSSVGRYDFAIDNSVSPSSGGRTSEITAWSVVDLLEKLARCRGGARGRRSVVP
- a CDS encoding VOC family protein; its protein translation is MTTTYSAIPAREGAAVTVKQLDHIVLRVKDPEASVAWYVEKFGFLVHRLQEFRAGTVPFPSVEVCPGTIIDLDARVEATGTNLSHFAIEVAPTDFLALRDSGVFEKVEGPFRRWGARGPADLVYVDDPDGNTIELRHYGPSQLGA
- a CDS encoding gamma-glutamyltransferase, which translates into the protein MARRAVASGTLGAVAAGSRTASGIGLAALLDGGNAFDAALAAAFAETVVMPSKCGLAGDLVALYVRADREEPVSVIALGGAPAGLYAAAAARDWQVPAVGPLSVGVPGAPAGYAHLAALGRMSRERLVAPAVALARRGFPWSRLNVLLTQESLALLTRYQPGGGRCFPATRPVAEGEVVRMPGLAGVLERFARHGADLFTGELGQRLVGYVQEHGGVLDLGDLGTVEVTEERAHSVESEHGRLWATNGPSYGIALTRTFDREHRVERGAPTSPDTVARALASLSRGELHPAAVSEGTSTVSAADADGNAVVIVHSNSFPRYGSGLVLPGDDLVLANRAGRGFTFEEGHPNAPRPGQRPLTTLHAWALKDATRSWVLGATPGGAQQVPWNVQVIDQLTHPGLLDGPARMGTAVTAPKWEISERGVLREGVELPPLGARSAHTLVRLGPDLVSAAADPRWDATAVAS
- a CDS encoding GntR family transcriptional regulator, which gives rise to MSGRGARADNLLTVLIPGALGPLILGYTVIFVAAVDMSAQAGLFGGGASATSRSGTARSATTGRSSTSPWRRSSSSSRRASSWATGPPAVPCAADSSPPGGSPTAGTRSPELPARPRRKARAASTAFQGRRMAPAGAPALLRIVRGRRRQPEHGNLSCILDSISARAEETPMSSVGSRHRSLRDETLDEMRRLILDGELRPGEHLTEATITERLGVSRHPVREAFRRLEAEGLLESLPRRGVRVVQLDRDELRIVREVRLALELIAVQHTVERADEATMSALRVVLEEGHTAVAGADHGKLNALNDRFHDLLAAGGGSRFLAETLRSARNQAHHLVGGKSAAVNQSWDEHAAIIQAALDRDAELAMLLMRRHLKKRHENQGGPQPVEQVEAAQD